A stretch of DNA from Halorubrum sp. BOL3-1:
CGCGTCATCCACGCGCACGTCCGGCTCCACGCGCACAAGGAGAAGCTCCGCGGAACGCCCCTGATCCAGTGTCAGATCCGCCTCCGAACCAACGAGGGGCAGGTCGGCGGCTCCGGCGAGGGGTACGGTACGGAACACGCGTTCCACGTCGCGCTCGACAAGTTGGAGCGGAACGTCCTCGAGATCAAAGGCGTCAACGCCGACGAGGAGTACCGCGGCCAGCTCCTCCGCAAGCTCGACGAGCTGTAAGCGGGAGAGCGCCGGACTCGCGGGCGCGCGCCAATCTGAACTCGGCGCTCGACTTCAACCTCGGTGAACCGGCGCTCTCTCGTCGACTCGATCCGTCCCGGCACGGGTTTTGTCGTCTCGCGGACGGAGCGTCTCTCGAATCGGGTTCCGCGACCGATGGCCGTCACCTACCCGTCCGCGCCCTCGGCGAGCCCGTCGGCGACGATCCGGAACGCCGCGGTGTCGCCCGCGGGCTTCGAGCGGTGCTTTTCGAGGGTCGCCCGACGGTTCCCGCCGCGGAACCGGTCGACGCGGACGATCGCGCCGGTCCAGTGGTTGAGGGTGTTGCCGCCGAGCGCGCGGTCGCGGTCGCCGTCGGGGTCGGTGAACACCTGGTTCGTGATCACGACGGCGATGTCGTGGCGACGGGCCAGAGAGAGGAGATGCGTCACCTGCTTTGCGACCTTCCGGAGCGACTCGCCGCCCTCGGTGTCGCCGGCGCGCTCCAGTCGGTAGAAGCCCGTCGCGGAGTCCAACACGATCAGTTCGACCTCCGCCGCGAGCTCCTCGGCGTCGCGAACCGCCTCGCGCTGGTCGTCGAAGTCGTACGCCTCGGAGATCACCAGCCGCGCGGCGAGCTCCTCCAGGCTGTCGTCGCCGTCGCTCCGGTCGAGCCGCCCCTCGGCCATCTGCTCGAACCGGTCGATCGAGAGCCCCTCGGTGTCGATGTAGAGGGAGCGGTCGCCGCCGGCCGCGACTTCGACCGCCGCCGCGAGCGCGAGGTTCGTCTTCCCCGCGGCCGGCGGGCCGTACACCTGCGTGACGACGCCGCGCTCGAAGCCGCCGCCCAACAGCTCGTCGACCGGGCGACAGCCGGTCGGGATCGGATCGCTCACTGACGAGGGATTCGCCCGCGCTCGTATTTAAATGGTCGATCGCGCGGGGGCGAATCGGGACGCGCCGCTCGACGGACGAAGCGCCGTCGCTCGTCGAGAGATAATAAGTGTGAGAGAAACGGAGATGGCGTCGATCGCGTCGAGCGACGGCCGAAATCCGGTAGTGCGTGCGGACGCGTCGTCCGCGACTTGGGGGTTAGTTGCGGACGAGGTTCGTCGCGCGCGGTCCCTTGGGGGACGATTCGATGTCGAATTCCACTTCCTGACCCTCCTCGAGGTCCGGGCCGCCGACGTCTTCCATGTGGAAGAACACGTCTTCGTCGTCGTCGAGGTCGCCGTCGTCAGTCGAGATGAAACCGTAGCCGCCAGTGTCGTTGAAGAAATCAACCTTACCGTTTGCCATTGCGAATACACGTACAGCCGTCTCGGTAATAACCCTTGCGAGGGTCGTGGTACCACGGGGGCTCCGGACGGTCATCGGATCGCGAGGGTTCCGAACGGCGCCTCCTTTCGAGACCGTTCAGTCGATTTCTCGGCGCTCTCGGTCGTGTTCATCGCGTGCCATCAGGCGCGGGGTTCATTTATCCGCGAATACGTAGGTCGAACAACGACATGGACCGCCGCCACTTCCTCCGCTCGCTCGCCGGGACCGGCGTCGTCGCCGGCACGACAGCCACGGCCGGTTGCGCCGGCGTCCTCGGCGATTCGAGCCCCGAGGGGACAATCCTCGGGCCGCCAGAACAGACCCGTGGCGATCCAGTTCACCCGATCCAAGGCGACGGGATGCCCGAGTTCACCGTGCCGGACCCGATCACGGGCGAAGATGTATCGACGGCGCAGTTCGAGGGCGAGCGCGCCGTTCTGTGGACCTCGTTTTACACGAACTGCCCGGATGGGGTCTGTCCGGCCCTCATTCTCCGGCTACGACGCGCGCAGGAAGTCGCCGCCGACCCAACCGGAACGAATCCCAACTACCCGTTCATTCCGCGACGAGTCCGGGATGTCATCGGGCCGGAGGCGTACAGCGACGAAATCGCGTTCCTTCCCACTACTTTTGACCCCGAGCGCGACACTGAAGACATCCTCCGCGAATACGCCGGTCAACAGGGCGTCGACCTCGACGCGGGGAACTGGCACTTCCTCCGGCCGGAGAGCTACGAGCGGGCACAGGAGGTACACGACGAACACTTCGGACTCGAGATCGAGAAGGAGCCGGCCGACGAGAACGAGAACCTCGAATATCGGTTCCCGCACTACGGACTCATCCTGCTCGTCAACAAGCGCGGTATCGTCGAACGGGCGTATCCGAGAGGGCCACAGACCGACATCGAACAGCTCGTCGACGACGTTCAGCGGGTGGTCACGGCGTGAGGCGACGACACCTGCTGGCCGGACTCGCGAGCGTCGGGGTTCTCGGCGGGGCAGGCGCCGTCGCCACCGGCGGGATACCGAACGCGCTCGGCGGCGGCGAGGCGTCGGACTCGGTGGAACCGGTGACGCTCGACACGGTTGACGCCCCCGGAAGCCGCGACGGCGAGGTGACGCTCCCCGCCCCCGACCGGCCGACGTTCGTCGACTTCTTCGCGACGTGGTGTAGCCCGTGTAAAGAACAGATGCCGGCGCTCGCGGAGGCACACGACCGGATCGGTGACGAGGTGCTGTTCGTCTCGGTAACAACCGAAGACGTCGGGGACGCTGTCCCCGAACAGGACGTCGTCGAAATGTGGGAGAACTACGGCGGCGACTGGCTCGTTGCCGCCGACGTCTCGGCCGAACTCGCCGCGCTGCTCGACGTCGGGAGCTACCCAAGCGCGCGCGCCATCGACGCCGCCGGCCGGGTCCAGTGGGCCACCTCGGGGACGCACACCACGGAGGAGTTCGTCGCAGGCGTCGAGCGGGTGCTCGACCGATGACGGGACGAACCGATCGATGACCGATGTCTCGCTCGCGACCAACGTCCCGTTCGCCGTCACCGCCGGCGTCGCGACGTTCTTTTCGCCGTGCGCGTATCCGCTTCTTCCGGGCTACGTCGGCTTCTACGTGAACTCGGTCGAGGCCGAGAACGCCTCGGTCGTGGGCGCGGGGGTTCGGGGAGTCGCGGCTGCGGTCGGGGTGCTGGCGACGTTCGTGCTGCTCGCGGGCGCCACCGTCCGAGTCGGCTACTCGACGCTTTCGAACATCACGGTCTTCGAGACGGTCGTCGGCGGGCTGCTCGTCGTTTTCGGCCTGCTCGTCGTCGCGGACCGAGCGCCCTCGATATCGGTACCGCTTCCCGAGCGACGCACGGGAGTCTTCGGGTTCGGGCTGTTTGGGGCTGGGTACGCGCTCGCGGGGGCCGGCTGCGTGGCCCCGGTGTTCCTCGGGGTCGTCGCTCGCGCCATCGCGCTCCCCTCGCAGACGGCGCTGCTCCTCCTCGCCGTCTACGCCGGTACCGTCGCCGTCCTGATGGTCGCGACCACCGTCGCGACGGGTGTCGGACTCGTGAGCAACGCCAACCGGGTGATGGCCCACGCCGGACTGCTGAAGCGGATCGCGGGCGCCGTGATGGTCGTCGCGGGAATCGGACAGCTGTACCTCTCGCTCGTCGTCTACTGAGACCGCCGTCGGAGGGAGGGGCGGAACGCGCACGCCGCGGTCCCCGAAATCGCTCTCTGTGTCTCCCGTAGCTTCTTAACCGATGGCGCAGTATCTCCGGATGACCGAACCGAGACGGTTCGGTCCCCGCACTATGAATCTCGACCAGTTTACCGCCGAGAACGCACCGACCGAGAGCGCGGAACCCTTCCAGCGCGAGAACAGCTACACGCTCGACGTCGAGGTCGCCGGGGCCGTCATGGCGAAGGCCGGCTCGATGGTGGCGTACACGGGCGACGTCTCGTTCACCGGGAAAGCCTCCGCGGAAGGGGGAATCACCGGCTTCCTCAAGGAGGCAGCCACGGGCGAGGGGACGCCGATCATGGCCGTCGAGGGCGACGGACACGTCTACTTCGCGGACGACGGCAAGAAGGTACAGGTGGTCGAACTCGACGCCGGCGAGTCGATCACGGTCAACGGCGAGGACGTGCTCGCGTTCGAGGAGTCGCTCTCCTACGAGATCAGCACCATCGACAGCCTCGCCGGCGCGCTCGCCGGCGGCTTCAGCAACGTCTACCTCGAAGGTCCGGGCTACGTCGCGCTCACCACCCACGGCGACCCGATCGTCTTGGAACCCCCGGTCGCGACCGATCCCGGCGCGACCGTCGCGTGGGGCGGCACCTCACCGGACGTCGAGGTCAACCGGAGCCTCTCGGACATGGTCGGCCAGGAGTCCGGCGAGCGGTACCAGATGCGCTTCGACGGCGACGGCGGGTTCGTCGTGGTCCAGCCGCGCGAGGAACACGCCTGAGCTGACCGCGAGGCGGCCTACCGTGCGGCCAGCCAGTCCGCGAAGTCGCCGGTGAGGAACTCCACGTAGTCGACGACCCCGAGGTACAGCGAGACGAGGACGACGATCAGGACCGGGAGTCGGACCGCCCAGATCCAGACGCCGTCGATGCTACGCGCGTCGCCGATCCCGTTCCGGAGCTCCTCGCGACCGACGTCCGGAATCACCCAGCCGACGAACAGCGCGAGCAGCAGCGAGCCGAGCACGAGCAGGACGCCGTCTGCCAGCTTGTCATACAGGTCGAGGAACACCAAGTCGACGGTGACCGGAACGCCAAGCAGGAAGACCGCCGCGCCGAGCGCGGCCGACGCCGGCACCCGCGCGACGCCGACCTCGTCGATCAGGTACGAGACCAGTACTTCGAGGATGCTGATCGCGGAGGAGAGCGCGGCGATGCCGACCATTCCGAAGAAGACGACGCCGAGGATCTGACCGCCCGGGATGCCGGCGAACGCCGACGTGAGACTCACGAAGACGGCCCCGGGACCGCCCGTCCCCGGCTCGATCCCGACCGAAAAGAGGACGGGGAAGACGACGAAGCCGACGAGGACGGCGACCAGCGTGTCGAGCGTCGCGATGATCCCGGCGTCGGCCGCGAGGTTCCGGTCCTCACCGAGGTAGGAGGCGTAGGTGATCATCACGCCCATCCCGAGCGAGAGCGTGAAGAACGCCTGCCCGGCGGCCGCCGGCAGGATCTCCGTCCAGTTTGCCGCGATCGTTCCGAAGTCGGGCGAGAGGTAGTAGCTGTACGCCGCGGCCGCGCCGTCGAGCGTGAACCCGTACGCGGCCAGTGCGACGAGTAGCACCAGGATGGCAGGGACCATCACCTTCACGCTCAGTTCGATCCCGCGCCTGACGCCGGCGGCGATGATACCGACGACGAGCAGCATGAAGACGGCGTGGAAGAGGAGGGTGTCGAGGCCGGTCGAGACCGTGCCGAACAGCGCCTCCGCCTCGGCGGAGCCAGTGAGGGTGAACCCCTCGGTGATCCCGATGAGCGTGTACCGAAGGAACCAGCCCGCGACGACGCTGTAGTACGACAGGATGATGAAGCCGGTGACGACGAACAGCCAGCCGGCGTGCGACCACGTGCCGCTCCCGAGTTCCCGCAGCGCGCCGACGGGGTTCCGGTCGGTCCGGCGCCCGATCACGAACTCGACGAGGATCGCCGGGAACCCGATCAGCGCGACGAACGCCAAGTAGGTGATCAGAAACGACGATCCGCCGTACTGGCCGGTAATGAAAGGGAACCGCCAGATGTTCCCCAGTCCGACCGCACTGCCGACCGCGGCAAGGATGAACCCCGCCCGCGTCGCCCATGTCTCGCGTGCCATTGGTATCAGAGTGAGACCTCCAAACGCGTAAAAACGTGTCTCTACAGCGCTCTTACTGGTGATCGTCAAACATGATCAATCGGTCACCGACGCGGTAGCGGGCGGGTTCGACGCCACGCATCCGCGCCGAGACGACGGAGCGGTCCGACCTGCGGCGGGGACCGTGAATTTAATAGCCGGACAGGGACCTCACGTGGTATGGAACGCGTAGACGTCGCGATCGTGGGCGGCGGACCGGCCGGGTCGTCCGCGGCGCACGCTGCCGCGACCGGCGGGTCGGACGCCATGGTCCTCGAAAAGGGCGTCCCCCGAGCCGACCGAGAGCTGCTCGGTCCCGACTCGACCGACGCCGCCGGGATCTTGGACTACTGGGTGGACATCATGGGGACCCACCCCGACGAGTTCGACGACGGGGTCGTCCAGCGCGAGCTGAACCGCGCGGAGTTCCGCGGTCCCGAGGCGTCCGCGACGCTCACCTCCACCGGCATCGACTCCTCGTACGACAAGTTCGGCTACACCTTCCAGCGCGCGCGCTTCGACGACTGGCTCCGCGACCGCGCCGAGGACGCCGGTGCGGCGTACCGCGCTGGCGTGTCGGTCCGCGGCGTCGACACTGACCTCTCGGTGACGCCCGGCGGCGACGACCCCCGCCACACGCTCGAACTCGCGGACGGAGATACTATCGAGGCCGACTTCGTCGTGCTCGCCGACGGGCCGCAGCGAACCGTCACGAATCAGATCCTCGACGAGTACCTGCCCGCGGACGCGCAGGCCTCCGAGCGCCTGGCCTCCCGGACCGCGAACCACATCGCGTACCAGGAGTACCGTCGCGTCCCCGACGACGTCTTCGAGGACGTGAACGACGCCCTCGTCTTCTGGTGGGGCGTGATGCCGGGCGAGACCGCGTACCCGTGGATCTTCCCGAACGCGAACGGGGTCTGCCGGGTCGGACTGACGATGCCGATCGGGCTCGACATCGACGAGTTCGACCGCGACGCGTACGCGCTGCTCGACGCGAACGACGAGTCGATCCCGCAGGGCGGCGAGTACGTCCGCCGGCTCTTGGAGTGGCAGTACGGAGACGAGTACGACGTCGAGGAGGAGTTCCCCGTCGTCGAGGACGCCGGCAAGCGGAACGGGACGGAGACCTACCCGATCTCCTCTACCCGACCGATCGACTCCCCGGTGGAAGCCGGCATCGCGGTTGCGGGCGGCGCGATGGGGACGACCTCCGCGTTCCACGAGGGGGGCGACCACGTGGCGGTCCGCACCGGCGCGATCGCCGGCGAACTCGCCGCCGAGGGCGACATGGCCGCGTACAACCGCCGCTGGAAGGAGGCGATCGGCGACGAGCTCGTTCGGAACGTGACGATGGCCGACATGGTCGCCGACTACGGGCCGGACGACTGGGACCGGATCATCGATGCGGCCGACGCGATGCTCGCCGCCGACGCGAGCGGCGGCCTGCTCTCCCAGCCGTTCCGGTCGGGCTGGGAGTCGGCCAAGCTCCTGCTCGGCTACAAGTGGAACAAGCGCCGCGTCAAGAAGGACTACGTCGGCATCGACGAGAGCGAGTACGTGTACTGACTCTTGCGGCGTCCGCGTCTGACTCCCCGAGCGCCTACCGGATCACGGGTGCCGACAGCTCGATCGGGTCCGGGTCGATCCCCGCGACGTCGACCGGCTCGACCTCGTGGGTCGGCCACCGACCCGTCTTCGTAAGTCGCTCGGTCAGGTCTGGCGCGACGAGATGCGTGTCCTCGCTTTTCGTCCCTCGGACCGTCGGATTCCAGGCGTAGCCCATCGGTCGCCGGACCGGCTCGTCGCCGTCGGGGGTCGCGATCCACTCTCGCCCCGCAAATCCGGCCGCGCCGCCCTGGTGGTGCTTCTCCCACTCGCCCGAGAACCCGACCGCGTCGTACGCCGCCCGGACGGCCTCGAAGACGTCGCCGGCGGCGTCGGGAGCCTCGGCGGCGGAATCACCTCCGGAGAGTCCGCCGGCCGCCGCGGCCTCGGTGGCGCGGAGCGCGGTCGCCTCGACGCGCGCGACGGCGCGGTGCCGCTCCTCGAACCACTCGGGCGGGTCGAAGGCGACGGTCCGCGTCATCGAGGCGTACAGTCCCGCGCGCTCCGCGGTGACGGACACGAGCGCGTAGTCCCCGAGCGCGGCGTCGCTCGGCGTGTAGTGGCGGTACGCCTGCGCGCGCTCCGCGCCGCCGACGAGCACGACTGGGGTGTCGACGTCGCGCGAGGCCAGCGAGATGTCGATCCCGGCCGCGACCTCGTACTCGGGGTCATCGGGTTCGAGGTTCCGGCAGACGGTCTCGACGGCGGCCGCGACCTCCCGACCCAACTCCCGGTAGCGCTCGATGTCGTCGTCGGTCAGCGGCTGTCTGAGCCGGCTCCCGTCGACGCGCTCGAAGCCGGGGACGTCGAAGTCCGCGGCGGCGGGAGCCGGTGACCGCTCGGAGACGGCCCGAGCGAGCGAGTCGACGTGCCACGGGAACGACTCGACCGCGAACGCGTCCGAGAGTTCCTCGTCCGCGAGTCGGTCCGCCTCGATGTTATCGGTGATCACGCGGAGGTCGCCGTCGTAACCGGCGGCGGCGACGCCCGTCGTCGCGTCGGCGTCGACGACGTTGTCGCCGCCGGTGAGCCATGCGAACCCGTTGGGTCGCGCGAACCAGACCGCTTCGAGCCCGCGCTCGTCGAGGTACGCGTCGAGCCTGTCGGTGCGGGCGGCAATGTCGACCATACGGACTGGTACTCCCCGAATCAGTAAAACCGGTCGGAACCGGCCGGTACTGAGAGCGAAACGGACCGGTGGCAGGCGAGCGGAGCGAGCCGGTAACGGATCCGGAGTCGAGAAGACGGCGGTACCGGGAGTCGTCACCGCGCCGTCTTCCGATCGCTTCGCCCGACGCCCTCGACCCGAAGCCCGAAACGAAAGGTTCAATTACGTTCCACGGAAACGACGAGATGCGTCAGTAAGCCCCTTCGGGTTGGTAGTCTAGTCCGGTTATGACACCTCCTTGACATGGAGGAGGCCGGCGGTTCAAATCCGCCCCAACCCATTTTTGTCGACACCGCAACGACGAGCGAAGCGAGCGGTCCGTGTCGACAAAGTGGTGCCGCGGATTTGAACCAGGGAACGGAGCGAGCGATTCAAACCGCCTCAACCAACCGGCCCGACGCACGCTTCTCAAAGAGACTATTCCCGTATCGTACTAGGGTTCGGCTCTTCCGGCGGCAATTGAAGCGTAAAACAACGCCTTGCGTCTTATAAACGGCCAGACAGCACCTCGCTATGAAGGTGGCTACAGTAATGATAGACCGCTGGCAGTGTGAACTAATTGTGTGTTAACAAGTTCTTTTGAATCGATCGTTCACCGGAGAATACGGGTTGACCGCTGAAGGTTCTGCCAGTTCAGAACGGCGTTCGGCTAGCTACACAGGATGTAGTACACATGACTGTAGGGCCAACAGCTGTGAAATTAGTGGCTCTCTCGTTCAGTCAATCGCGTATCGGCACCGGAAACCCGCCACAGGGCCCGGATACCCAGTCAAAAGAGGAATCACAGGATCGGATGAAGAGTTCATCCGACCTGTGTGCGTGGACGACCCCGAACAATCGTTAGCGTGAGAGGTCACCGATCGTGTAGTTCACTCGCACTTTGCCGGGATTGCCCTGATCCGAGCTGATCTTCACCGTTTGGCTTACTGTCTTGGGCTCGCCACACTGGAGGACGATGTCCGTGGTCGATTCGCCGTAATCGTCGTTTCCGGTGAACCAGTCCGACGGAACCTCTCGCTCGGTTACCTTCGCCGTGAGTTGCTTCGTGAGTGACCGTCCGCTCGCCACCTCAAACGATTCGATCGACTGCGCAATGTTCTGTGAGCTACCCGTAGGGAGCCGAACTGACTCGGCGGCCGACTGCTCGCCGTGAATGTCGCTTTCAATGGTCAACTCAAGGGCTCCCTCACCTGCTCCCTGGCCGCTGATGAAGTCGACGCTCTCCATACGCACCGTCACCTGACATCCCTCACCCTCAGGGGGTACAGGCTCCGACTCCATTTTGTTCACACGGAGTTGGACGTGACTCGGGTCCTCGATGTCGATGGACTTGATCGCCCCGTAGACTCGGTAGCCGTCAGCGCCGGCCCAGACAGCACCCTCCTTGGTACTACCTCTCACTGGCGCATCGTTGTCCCGGCTAACGTTTACTCCATCCAGCATCCCATCAACCATATCGATCTGCCCGGTCGCGTCGATGGTGTAGTCCGACCGTCCGTCCGGTTCTAATCCGTCGAGTACGACGGTGTGTTGGGGGTTGGCCATGGTGTATTACACCATATATAATGATTAATTAACAGTATTTAAAATTTATGGAGTTTTGATGAGCAGATAGTAGTAACGGTACTCGTACCACTGTTGTACCGGTGGTTCGTACGTTGGCGGTCGTCCCTCGGCTATTTACTCAAACGCTCTTCTGTAGGAGATTGTTGATACTACTGAGCTGCGGCTGTCGAGTCGAAGAGGACAAGGACACCGCGTCAGCGGTGTCCGACACAGATAATTCCGCTAGATGCGTTTGGGTCGGAATCGGTCGCAGCGGACCTGTTGCAGTAGGTTCGCTGGCGTGACGGTGTTTCCTGTCCTCGCTGCTGTTCTGACCGAACGGTCAGAAACGGCAGCTACGGGCACTTTCAGCGGTATTTCTGTAAGGATTGCGACCGCACGTTCAACGATAAGACCAGTACGATCTTCGCTCACTCAAAAATCGCACTTCGCAAATGGTTGTTCTCGATCTACGCGTTTTTGCGGTTTAACACGAGTCTCAGGCAGTTACAGTGCGAAATCGAGGTCACCTACAAAACGATCCACAGGCGTGTCGAGCGCTTCACTAGTGGTCGTCTCGGAGATTGAAAGGATAGATCGAGTTCTCAACTAACCCGTTAAAAGTGATTAAACGTACTCTTCTTTCATTTGGTACCGTTACATAGGAAACACCATTTTTATTATATGTTTGGATTGAAGAGAACAAAGTAGCGATAGAGGATCTAAAACGCCGCATTTTGGGAGGCATATATAAATAGAGAATCCCGAGCAAGCTCAGATCATATCCACAGAAAGACGCCTGAACAGTGCCGATCTCAGCTCGGTCTTCAGAATTTTCGACGGTCACTACCGAAGCGCTCGACGCGCCGTCACTCGATCTCCGTGGCCCGGTTAAAATTGACGAGTTCTACGTCTCTGCCGGCATGAAAGGCCGCGAGCGCGACCGCTGGTCGCGCTCTCGCGGCCTCTCTCGACGCGGGCGCGGAACATTTGAACAGGACAAGCCGCCTGTGTTTGTCCTCGTAGATCGCGGCACCGAGCAGCGGTACATTGTACCAGCAAAACCCGCAGACGAATCGACGATCCGGCTCCTGCTGGCTGACCGCCAGCAGGAGCCTCTGCCAGTCTATACCGACGAATTTTGTACGTACAATCCACTTGAGAAAGACGAGAGCTTCGACGGTGAATACGTCGTTCACGGAGACGGAAAGTACGTCAACGACACGATCCACGTGAACACGTGCGAGAGCCACGCGTCGCTAGCGCGACGGTGGCTCTCGCCGCATCGAGGCATCTCAAAAGATCGCCTCACACAGTATTTCCGAGCGTTCCAACTCAGACGAGAACTCTACCGCAAACCCGGACGAGAAGCGCTCAAACACGCCGTCAAAGCAACTCTCTGAAATCAACAATGTGCTACACAAGAGCGTTATTATACGCTCTTCTGGCGGAGATTGTTGATACAGCCTCAGTACCTCACAAAGCATCCTCGGCTAGCTGTTTCTACGGTCTGAGTTCTGTGTTGAAGCGGTTGTACTGACGGTCTCGACGAGAGAATTACGGACAGATCGACGGAGAGCTGTCGCTGTCGGCGGCGGTCAGCCGCCGACGCGACAGCGTTGCCACTCCCGCCAAAGGCTTTCTCGGTCGGTAGTTAGCGGTGGAACCGGTCGTCAGGTGGGCGATTCGCGGGGACGGCCCGACGCACCGCGAGGGCGTCCACGCAGCACGTCGAATCATGCTGATGAACTCCTTGTACGGCCACCACCAGAAGCGACGCCCGCTTCGGCGGGGCGTCGCCACATACTCGTAGTGAAGGTACCGCCAGACATTCTGTAATAGTAGACTCACCACGACGTACAGCAGTCGTACCGTTGGATCTCGTGTTGTCGTTGTCGCTATCGCTTGCTCAAACAACCGATAGCTCGATTCGATACCGAACCGCTTGCTGTAGTGGTATCGAGCGTCGTGTGGTGAGTCAATGAATGGCGCGTCAGCGGCGTAGCCGTAACGCGCCACCCCGTTCTCGTCGTACTTCCCGTTCAGGTACGTACAGTCGATGTAGACGGGAAACTCGACGGTCCAGCTGTGACCGTCGAGTTTCCCTGTCAGATCGTGCTGAATGACGCGGCTCCATCCTTCCGAGACCTCCTGCTGAATTGTCTTTCCCCACCGGATGATCGGGATCACGTACGCGTAGTCGTGCGCTTGAAGCAGCGTGAGGCACTTACTGTCGTAGAATCCGCGATCGAGGTAGACGGCCTTGACCTCGGTGTCAAGGCCGTCGAGGACACCGAGGAACTCAGCGAGGACGCTGCTGGCGGTATCGCCGTCTTCGAGACGGCGTACCGCCAGCGTGTATCGTTTGTTCTTCACACGCGCGTAGAGTGTCGCATAGGCATGGAACGCGGTGGTTCCGCGCTTTGCGACTGAGTAAAAGAGTCCGTTGGTATCGTCTTCGTCACCGTAGTAGGGTCGCAGGTGGAAGTCCGCGCAGACCTCCACCTGCTCGGGGAGCAGTTCATCGAGGTTCTTCCGCAGGAGTGTGTTAGCGACTCGTTCGAGCCGATCCGGCTCGAACTTCGTCCGCAGATGGTAGAAGATCGTGTTCGCAGCGGGTGTGTTCTGGCTCGAAGCACAGAGTGTGGAGACAGAGGTCCCGTCGGCGCAAGCGCCGATTAGGACCTCATAGATGTCCTCAGAAGTAATTTCAGCGTTGTTGGCTAAGGAGAGCGGAACTTCCTCGTCAAAACGGTTGACGAGAAAATTAAGAAGCTGGTCCTCGTAGATCTCACCGTCTACTTGCTGGGTCGTAGACACACCTTCAGCAAGCAGACGTTCTAACTAAGCGGCTTTGTGAAGTACTGAGTCTATATTTCTAACAGATATGGCCGAGTCAGCACGACCGGAGACACTCATAACCGCGGGAAGTCAAAAATCGTTCTGTGCGAGAGAACAGTTCCGTCGAGCCGTTCGAGCGGCGTCGTAAGCGATGCGAAGTTTCTTTTACTTCACCCCGGAGGATCCGGGTAGATGAGTGACCGAGGCGGTCGAGCGCCGGA
This window harbors:
- the radB gene encoding DNA repair and recombination protein RadB, giving the protein MSDPIPTGCRPVDELLGGGFERGVVTQVYGPPAAGKTNLALAAAVEVAAGGDRSLYIDTEGLSIDRFEQMAEGRLDRSDGDDSLEELAARLVISEAYDFDDQREAVRDAEELAAEVELIVLDSATGFYRLERAGDTEGGESLRKVAKQVTHLLSLARRHDIAVVITNQVFTDPDGDRDRALGGNTLNHWTGAIVRVDRFRGGNRRATLEKHRSKPAGDTAAFRIVADGLAEGADG
- a CDS encoding cold-shock protein produces the protein MANGKVDFFNDTGGYGFISTDDGDLDDDEDVFFHMEDVGGPDLEEGQEVEFDIESSPKGPRATNLVRN
- a CDS encoding SCO family protein, producing MDRRHFLRSLAGTGVVAGTTATAGCAGVLGDSSPEGTILGPPEQTRGDPVHPIQGDGMPEFTVPDPITGEDVSTAQFEGERAVLWTSFYTNCPDGVCPALILRLRRAQEVAADPTGTNPNYPFIPRRVRDVIGPEAYSDEIAFLPTTFDPERDTEDILREYAGQQGVDLDAGNWHFLRPESYERAQEVHDEHFGLEIEKEPADENENLEYRFPHYGLILLVNKRGIVERAYPRGPQTDIEQLVDDVQRVVTA
- a CDS encoding TlpA disulfide reductase family protein, producing the protein MRRRHLLAGLASVGVLGGAGAVATGGIPNALGGGEASDSVEPVTLDTVDAPGSRDGEVTLPAPDRPTFVDFFATWCSPCKEQMPALAEAHDRIGDEVLFVSVTTEDVGDAVPEQDVVEMWENYGGDWLVAADVSAELAALLDVGSYPSARAIDAAGRVQWATSGTHTTEEFVAGVERVLDR
- a CDS encoding cytochrome c biogenesis protein CcdA — encoded protein: MTDVSLATNVPFAVTAGVATFFSPCAYPLLPGYVGFYVNSVEAENASVVGAGVRGVAAAVGVLATFVLLAGATVRVGYSTLSNITVFETVVGGLLVVFGLLVVADRAPSISVPLPERRTGVFGFGLFGAGYALAGAGCVAPVFLGVVARAIALPSQTALLLLAVYAGTVAVLMVATTVATGVGLVSNANRVMAHAGLLKRIAGAVMVVAGIGQLYLSLVVY
- a CDS encoding AIM24 family protein; the encoded protein is MNLDQFTAENAPTESAEPFQRENSYTLDVEVAGAVMAKAGSMVAYTGDVSFTGKASAEGGITGFLKEAATGEGTPIMAVEGDGHVYFADDGKKVQVVELDAGESITVNGEDVLAFEESLSYEISTIDSLAGALAGGFSNVYLEGPGYVALTTHGDPIVLEPPVATDPGATVAWGGTSPDVEVNRSLSDMVGQESGERYQMRFDGDGGFVVVQPREEHA
- a CDS encoding sodium-dependent transporter → MARETWATRAGFILAAVGSAVGLGNIWRFPFITGQYGGSSFLITYLAFVALIGFPAILVEFVIGRRTDRNPVGALRELGSGTWSHAGWLFVVTGFIILSYYSVVAGWFLRYTLIGITEGFTLTGSAEAEALFGTVSTGLDTLLFHAVFMLLVVGIIAAGVRRGIELSVKVMVPAILVLLVALAAYGFTLDGAAAAYSYYLSPDFGTIAANWTEILPAAAGQAFFTLSLGMGVMITYASYLGEDRNLAADAGIIATLDTLVAVLVGFVVFPVLFSVGIEPGTGGPGAVFVSLTSAFAGIPGGQILGVVFFGMVGIAALSSAISILEVLVSYLIDEVGVARVPASAALGAAVFLLGVPVTVDLVFLDLYDKLADGVLLVLGSLLLALFVGWVIPDVGREELRNGIGDARSIDGVWIWAVRLPVLIVVLVSLYLGVVDYVEFLTGDFADWLAAR
- a CDS encoding NAD(P)/FAD-dependent oxidoreductase, whose product is MERVDVAIVGGGPAGSSAAHAAATGGSDAMVLEKGVPRADRELLGPDSTDAAGILDYWVDIMGTHPDEFDDGVVQRELNRAEFRGPEASATLTSTGIDSSYDKFGYTFQRARFDDWLRDRAEDAGAAYRAGVSVRGVDTDLSVTPGGDDPRHTLELADGDTIEADFVVLADGPQRTVTNQILDEYLPADAQASERLASRTANHIAYQEYRRVPDDVFEDVNDALVFWWGVMPGETAYPWIFPNANGVCRVGLTMPIGLDIDEFDRDAYALLDANDESIPQGGEYVRRLLEWQYGDEYDVEEEFPVVEDAGKRNGTETYPISSTRPIDSPVEAGIAVAGGAMGTTSAFHEGGDHVAVRTGAIAGELAAEGDMAAYNRRWKEAIGDELVRNVTMADMVADYGPDDWDRIIDAADAMLAADASGGLLSQPFRSGWESAKLLLGYKWNKRRVKKDYVGIDESEYVY